The following proteins are encoded in a genomic region of Galbibacter sp. BG1:
- a CDS encoding DMT family transporter, with protein MKQSKNLPIAVFVGILGVVLFSAKAVMVKLAYQYNVSSVNLLMFRMLFALPFYILVLIFSKKKNEKLEKKDFLWLVLFGFIGYYLASYFDFLGLQYIKASIERIILFIYPTIVVVLSRIFLKRPITKVQMLAILLTYLGVIIAFWDEMAVEGATFLVGAGLIFSSALTYASYLTGSDWLIPKFGVVRFTSYAMIISCASVVLHYVLFEQTSLLGYHPNVYWLGLAMAVLSTVIPSYLVSYCIKEIGASNFAILGGLGPISTIALASIFLDEKLSWLQFAGTFLVIFGIVLISVNKSTYKKSGS; from the coding sequence ATGAAACAATCGAAAAATCTCCCAATTGCAGTATTTGTTGGAATTCTTGGGGTGGTGTTATTTTCAGCAAAAGCTGTCATGGTAAAACTCGCTTATCAATATAATGTAAGCTCTGTAAACCTATTAATGTTTAGAATGCTTTTTGCATTGCCGTTTTATATATTAGTGCTTATTTTCAGTAAGAAAAAAAATGAAAAACTAGAGAAAAAGGACTTTTTGTGGCTGGTACTGTTCGGATTCATTGGGTATTATCTAGCAAGCTATTTTGATTTTCTTGGGTTGCAGTACATAAAAGCAAGCATTGAAAGGATTATCTTGTTTATTTATCCTACGATAGTGGTAGTTTTATCCCGAATATTCTTAAAAAGACCCATTACAAAAGTCCAAATGCTAGCTATTTTACTCACGTATTTAGGTGTTATAATTGCCTTTTGGGATGAAATGGCGGTAGAAGGAGCTACATTTTTAGTGGGAGCGGGACTTATTTTTTCAAGCGCATTAACCTACGCTTCATACTTAACCGGGAGCGATTGGCTCATTCCAAAATTCGGGGTGGTTCGTTTCACCTCTTACGCTATGATAATTTCCTGTGCAAGTGTTGTTCTTCATTACGTTCTCTTTGAGCAAACTTCTTTACTAGGTTATCATCCCAACGTTTATTGGTTAGGCTTGGCTATGGCGGTACTTTCAACCGTCATCCCTTCCTATTTGGTTTCATATTGTATAAAAGAAATTGGCGCCTCCAATTTTGCGATTTTAGGTGGATTGGGACCCATTTCCACCATTGCTTTGGCGTCTATTTTTCTGGATGAAAAGCTAAGCTGGTTACAATTTGCCGGTACTTTTTTGGTGATTTTTGGAATCGTTCTTATTTCGGTAAATAAATCAACTTACAAAAAATCAGGTTCTTAA